The Enterobacter kobei genome has a segment encoding these proteins:
- the mtfA gene encoding DgsA anti-repressor MtfA, whose amino-acid sequence MIKWPWKTNEAGRDMALPWDDALAIPVLANLQPDEQSKLVQLADRFLQQKRLVPLQGFELDPLKNARIALLFCLPVLELGIEWLDGFHEVLIYPAPFIVDDEWEDDIGLVHNQRVVQSGQSWQQGPIILNWLDIQDSFDASGFNLIIHEVAHKLDTRNGDRASGVPLIPLREVAGWEHDLHAAMDNIQDEIDLVGESAASIDAYAATDPAECFAVLSEYFFSAPELFAPRFPALWQRFTQFYQQDPLKRLRQNEAVGPSPHQVH is encoded by the coding sequence ATGATTAAGTGGCCCTGGAAAACGAATGAGGCTGGCCGGGATATGGCGCTGCCGTGGGATGACGCGCTGGCGATCCCTGTTCTGGCGAATCTCCAGCCGGACGAACAGTCAAAACTGGTTCAGCTGGCGGATCGTTTTTTGCAGCAAAAACGCCTGGTTCCTCTGCAGGGCTTCGAGCTGGATCCCCTGAAAAACGCGCGTATCGCCCTGCTTTTCTGCCTGCCGGTGCTTGAACTGGGTATCGAGTGGCTGGACGGCTTCCACGAAGTGCTGATCTACCCGGCGCCCTTCATCGTCGACGATGAGTGGGAGGATGACATCGGCCTGGTACACAACCAGCGGGTGGTACAGTCCGGACAAAGCTGGCAGCAAGGGCCGATTATCCTGAACTGGCTCGACATTCAGGACTCGTTCGACGCGTCAGGCTTTAATCTGATTATTCATGAAGTCGCGCATAAGCTGGATACCCGCAACGGCGACCGCGCCAGCGGCGTTCCGCTGATCCCGCTGCGTGAAGTCGCAGGATGGGAGCACGATCTGCATGCGGCGATGGATAACATCCAGGACGAGATCGATCTCGTGGGCGAAAGTGCCGCCAGCATTGATGCCTACGCGGCGACCGATCCCGCAGAGTGCTTCGCGGTGCTTTCAGAGTACTTCTTCAGCGCCCCCGAACTCTTCGCCCCGCGTTTCCCGGCGCTATGGCAGCGTTTTACCCAGTTTTATCAGCAGGATCCGCTTAAGCGTCTGCGTCAAAATGAGGCGGTCGGCCCTTCCCCTCACCAGGTACATTAA
- a CDS encoding MFS transporter, whose protein sequence is MRANSETLTENVTSKANWPLALCAGLLGIGQNGLLVMLPQLVNLTGLSLSVWAGLLMFGSMLFLPASPWWGRQSERRGCKVVMVASLSGYLASFAVMAVVVWAMAAGLLQSTWGLAGLIFSRLLYGLTVSGMVPAAQTWAIQRAGLDKRMAALATISSGLSCGRLLGPPLAAMMLSINPVAPLWLMAIAPFIALLLVLREVADPPLPPVAHQATRLQVSMLPFLLLAMLLAALVSLMQLGLTPHLSPLLEGNAREISHHVALLLSLAALATLAAQFLIVRPQHFSPLTLLCMAAVLMVAGLGLMCIAGLALFYVGIAVTSLGAAMATPGYQLLLNDRLTTGKGAGAIATSHTLGYGISALLVPVVTRFFGEQYLTMAAGGMAVLFLVLSIGVRLTGRTPVEKN, encoded by the coding sequence ATGCGCGCTAATTCAGAAACGCTGACTGAAAACGTCACCTCTAAAGCCAACTGGCCGCTGGCACTCTGTGCAGGTTTATTGGGCATCGGGCAGAACGGTTTACTGGTCATGCTCCCGCAGCTGGTGAACCTGACCGGGCTGTCGCTCTCGGTCTGGGCCGGGCTGTTAATGTTCGGCTCCATGCTTTTTTTACCGGCATCGCCCTGGTGGGGGCGTCAGAGCGAGCGACGCGGCTGTAAGGTCGTGATGGTGGCCTCGCTCAGCGGCTATCTTGCCAGCTTCGCCGTGATGGCCGTGGTGGTCTGGGCAATGGCGGCCGGGTTGCTCCAGAGCACCTGGGGGCTGGCGGGGTTGATCTTTTCGCGCCTGCTCTACGGTTTAACCGTGTCGGGGATGGTGCCTGCCGCCCAGACCTGGGCTATTCAGCGTGCGGGGCTGGACAAACGCATGGCGGCGCTGGCCACCATCAGCTCCGGCCTGAGCTGCGGCCGTCTGCTTGGACCACCGCTGGCAGCAATGATGCTCAGCATTAACCCGGTGGCACCGCTCTGGCTCATGGCGATTGCGCCGTTTATCGCTCTGCTGCTGGTGCTGCGAGAAGTGGCCGACCCTCCGCTGCCGCCGGTGGCGCATCAGGCGACCCGTCTGCAGGTCTCTATGCTGCCGTTCCTGCTGCTGGCGATGCTGCTGGCGGCGCTGGTGAGCCTGATGCAGCTTGGCCTCACGCCGCATCTCAGCCCCTTGCTGGAGGGCAACGCCCGTGAGATCAGCCACCATGTTGCGCTCCTGCTGAGCCTGGCCGCGCTGGCCACGCTCGCGGCGCAATTTTTGATTGTTCGCCCGCAGCACTTCAGCCCGCTGACGTTGCTCTGTATGGCGGCGGTATTGATGGTGGCAGGACTTGGGTTGATGTGTATTGCCGGGCTGGCGCTGTTCTACGTGGGAATTGCTGTCACCTCGCTCGGCGCGGCGATGGCTACACCGGGCTATCAGCTACTGTTGAACGATCGGCTGACCACGGGGAAAGGCGCGGGCGCGATCGCCACCAGCCATACGTTAGGCTACGGCATCAGCGCGCTGCTGGTGCCCGTCGTCACGCGCTTTTTCGGTGAGCAGTATTTAACGATGGCGGCAGGGGGAATGGCGGTGCTGTTTCTCGTACTGAGCATCGGGGTACGGTTAACCGGGCGCACCCCTGTCGAAAAAAATTAA
- a CDS encoding IucA/IucC family protein, translated as MRTLPRSAGTDVAAQCFLNALLRETTDWRYLPAAAADELAHIHIPLSPAQALRVPVRYFSPTQHHQYCFPATLIQSDSDCGDAVTYTQLVDLLLEKPSVKGVLDADTLARFKQRVLESHAHTWQAIDLRHSWSTLRDKPLTFAEAEQALLVGHAFHPAPKSHEPFNETEARRYLPDFASRFPLRWFAVESTRIAGDSLNVSLRERLLRFAAQSAPELLGHFTDTRWLLPMHPWQAEHLLGQAWCQRLVENGSLQDLGEAGAQWLPTSSSRSLYSETNSDMIKFSLSVRLTNSVRTLSVKEVKRGMRLARLAKTERWQTLQARYPTMRVMQEDGWAGLRDENGVVQEESLMALRVNLLFDTPDTQTNVLVSLTQAAPDGGDSLLAAAVRRLSQRLDLPLAQAARCWLDAYCDRVLLPLFSAEADYGLVLLAHQQNILVEMQQDFPVGLIYRDCQGSAWTEGADGWLKEAGETDVENRFGESQLLRYFPYYLLLNSTLAVTAALAAAGFDSEERLMARVRDALVALRRTAKQTRCLDYVLDSPTWNCKGNFFCYLHDRNENTIADPAVIYFDFSNPFYKEKA; from the coding sequence ATGCGTACTCTGCCCCGCTCCGCCGGTACAGACGTTGCGGCCCAGTGTTTTTTAAACGCCCTGCTGCGCGAAACGACGGACTGGCGCTATCTCCCCGCAGCCGCTGCGGATGAGCTGGCGCATATTCATATCCCGCTTTCTCCCGCTCAGGCCCTGCGGGTTCCGGTACGCTATTTCTCCCCCACCCAGCACCATCAGTACTGTTTCCCGGCAACGCTTATCCAGAGCGATAGCGACTGCGGTGACGCCGTCACATATACCCAACTTGTTGATTTACTTCTTGAAAAACCATCAGTAAAAGGCGTTCTTGATGCCGATACGCTGGCGCGTTTTAAGCAACGCGTGCTGGAAAGTCATGCGCATACCTGGCAGGCGATCGACCTGCGCCACAGCTGGTCCACGCTGCGTGATAAACCGCTGACGTTTGCTGAAGCGGAACAGGCGCTGCTGGTCGGCCACGCATTTCACCCGGCACCGAAGTCGCACGAGCCATTCAACGAAACCGAAGCGCGACGCTATCTGCCTGATTTTGCCTCCCGTTTCCCGCTGCGCTGGTTTGCCGTTGAGAGCACGCGCATTGCCGGTGACAGCCTGAACGTCTCCCTGCGCGAACGTCTGCTGCGCTTCGCCGCCCAGAGCGCGCCTGAGCTGCTCGGCCACTTCACCGACACGCGCTGGCTGTTGCCTATGCACCCATGGCAGGCAGAGCATCTGCTGGGTCAGGCCTGGTGCCAGCGTCTGGTGGAAAACGGTTCATTGCAGGATCTGGGCGAAGCGGGCGCACAGTGGCTGCCCACCAGCTCGTCCCGCTCGCTGTACAGCGAAACCAACAGCGACATGATTAAATTCTCCCTCAGCGTGCGCCTGACCAATTCCGTGCGCACGCTGTCGGTGAAAGAAGTTAAGCGCGGGATGCGCCTGGCGCGCCTGGCGAAAACGGAACGCTGGCAAACGCTTCAGGCACGCTACCCGACGATGCGCGTGATGCAGGAAGACGGCTGGGCGGGGCTGCGTGACGAAAACGGCGTGGTGCAGGAAGAGAGCCTGATGGCCCTGCGCGTCAATCTGCTGTTTGACACGCCGGACACGCAGACCAACGTGCTGGTCAGCCTGACCCAGGCCGCCCCGGATGGCGGTGACAGCCTGCTGGCTGCGGCAGTGCGTCGTCTGAGCCAGCGTCTGGATTTACCCCTCGCTCAGGCCGCACGCTGCTGGCTGGACGCCTATTGCGACCGCGTGTTACTTCCCCTGTTCAGCGCCGAGGCGGACTACGGCCTGGTGCTGCTCGCCCACCAGCAAAATATCCTGGTTGAGATGCAGCAGGATTTCCCCGTCGGGCTTATCTACCGTGACTGCCAGGGCAGCGCCTGGACCGAAGGAGCCGACGGGTGGCTGAAAGAGGCGGGTGAAACTGACGTGGAAAACCGCTTCGGTGAGAGCCAACTGCTGCGCTACTTCCCTTACTATCTGCTGCTGAACTCCACCCTTGCGGTGACTGCCGCCCTTGCCGCCGCCGGTTTCGACAGTGAAGAGCGCCTGATGGCGCGCGTGCGTGACGCGCTGGTCGCGCTGCGCCGTACGGCGAAGCAGACCCGCTGCCTTGACTACGTGCTGGACAGTCCGACCTGGAACTGCAAAGGCAACTTCTTCTGTTATCTGCACGATCGCAACGAAAACACCATCGCCGATCCGGCGGTGATCTATTTCGACTTTAGCAACCCGTTCTACAAGGAGAAGGCGTAA